One Prosthecobacter dejongeii DNA window includes the following coding sequences:
- a CDS encoding LL-diaminopimelate aminotransferase, translating to MAYLNENYLKLKAGYLFPEIARRVKAFTEGNPEAAKRLIRCGIGDVTESLPEAVRTAMHKAVDEMGDRSSFRGYGPEQGYDFLRNAIADNDYKARGINVDADEIFISDGSKCDTGNILDIFGSGNKTAITDPVYPVYVDTNVMAGNTGDADESGAYEGLHYLKCTPENGFVPEIPSEPVDLVYLCYPNNPTGATATRAQLEAWVAYAKANGTIILYDAAYEAFIQDPAIPRSIYEIEGARDVAIEFRSFSKNGGFTGVRCAIVVIPKGLMGKKKDGSPLAIHPLWSRRHSTKFNGVSYIVQRGAEAIYSPEGKAQVAALIEHYMGNAKLLVEACKNAGLQVFGGVNAPYVWVGCPAGVTSWQMFDKMLNEANVVITPGSGFGSAGEGFFRISAFNSRANVEEVCKRIAALQK from the coding sequence ATGGCCTACCTCAACGAAAACTACCTCAAGCTCAAAGCTGGATACCTCTTCCCCGAAATCGCACGCCGCGTGAAGGCCTTCACCGAAGGCAATCCCGAGGCCGCCAAGCGCCTCATCCGCTGCGGCATCGGTGACGTCACCGAGTCTCTGCCTGAGGCCGTCCGCACGGCTATGCACAAGGCCGTGGATGAAATGGGCGACCGCTCCAGCTTCCGTGGCTACGGCCCGGAGCAGGGTTACGACTTCCTCCGCAACGCCATCGCCGACAACGACTACAAAGCCCGTGGCATCAACGTGGATGCCGATGAAATCTTCATCTCCGACGGCAGCAAGTGCGATACCGGCAACATCCTAGACATCTTCGGCAGCGGCAACAAAACAGCCATCACAGACCCGGTTTACCCCGTCTATGTGGACACCAACGTCATGGCCGGCAACACGGGCGATGCCGATGAATCCGGTGCCTACGAAGGCCTGCATTACCTTAAATGCACCCCAGAGAACGGCTTCGTTCCCGAGATCCCCAGCGAGCCTGTGGACCTTGTCTATCTCTGCTACCCGAACAACCCCACAGGCGCCACGGCCACCCGTGCGCAGCTTGAGGCCTGGGTCGCCTACGCGAAGGCCAACGGCACCATCATCCTCTATGATGCCGCCTATGAGGCCTTCATCCAAGATCCCGCCATCCCCCGCAGCATCTACGAAATCGAAGGTGCCCGCGATGTCGCCATCGAGTTCCGCAGCTTTTCCAAAAACGGCGGTTTCACCGGCGTCCGCTGCGCCATCGTGGTGATCCCAAAAGGCCTCATGGGTAAAAAGAAAGACGGCAGCCCCCTGGCCATCCATCCCCTCTGGAGCCGCCGCCACAGCACCAAGTTCAACGGCGTCAGCTACATCGTCCAGCGCGGTGCTGAGGCCATCTACAGCCCCGAGGGCAAAGCCCAAGTCGCCGCTCTCATTGAGCACTACATGGGCAATGCCAAGCTCCTGGTCGAAGCCTGCAAAAACGCAGGCCTCCAGGTCTTCGGCGGCGTCAATGCCCCCTACGTCTGGGTCGGCTGCCCCGCAGGCGTGACGAGCTGGCAGATGTTCGACAAAATGCTCAACGAAGCCAACGTCGTCATCACCCCCGGCAGCGGCTTCGGCAGCGCCGGCGAAGGCTTCTTCC
- a CDS encoding 3-keto-disaccharide hydrolase — MKSYLTPALLLALATTLSAADKPAPAAPEKPSPIGYSDTPVIPGTQWKVHDIDRPRPEYVAPGAKLGDAPADAIVLFDGKNADAFVSYKKDDKGKPTKELGPCAWKVENGELVVDGGDSWTKEQFASCQFHIEWKSEPHTEGNSQKKGNGGVFFMDRYECQMLDTYNNPTYADGMTGCIYGQTPPLVNAVKKPGEWQSYDIIFTAPKLEGDKVVEPAYVTTFVNGVCVQVHTKIMGPTKHKNITDYSGSFPATAPLRLQDHKNNPPVRLRNIWVRKL; from the coding sequence ATGAAGTCTTACCTTACCCCTGCCCTGTTGCTGGCTCTGGCCACCACTCTCAGCGCGGCTGACAAGCCCGCCCCTGCTGCTCCTGAGAAACCTTCTCCCATCGGCTATTCCGATACTCCAGTGATCCCAGGCACCCAGTGGAAGGTGCATGACATTGACCGTCCACGGCCTGAATACGTGGCCCCAGGGGCGAAGCTGGGCGATGCCCCGGCAGATGCCATCGTGCTTTTCGATGGTAAGAACGCTGACGCATTTGTCTCTTATAAAAAGGACGACAAAGGCAAGCCCACCAAGGAACTGGGCCCTTGCGCCTGGAAGGTAGAAAATGGCGAACTCGTCGTGGACGGTGGTGACTCCTGGACCAAGGAGCAATTCGCCAGCTGCCAGTTCCACATCGAGTGGAAGAGCGAGCCCCACACCGAAGGCAACTCCCAGAAAAAGGGCAACGGCGGTGTCTTCTTCATGGATCGTTATGAGTGCCAGATGCTGGACACCTACAACAACCCTACCTATGCCGATGGCATGACGGGCTGCATCTACGGCCAGACCCCACCCCTGGTGAATGCTGTGAAAAAGCCTGGCGAATGGCAGAGCTATGACATCATCTTCACCGCCCCGAAACTGGAAGGCGATAAAGTGGTGGAGCCCGCCTACGTCACCACCTTTGTGAATGGCGTCTGCGTGCAAGTGCACACCAAAATCATGGGCCCGACGAAGCACAAGAACATCACGGACTACAGCGGCAGCTTCCCCGCCACCGCACCGCTACGCCTTCAGGACCATAAAAACAACCCACCTGTGCGCCTGCGCAACATCTGGGTTCGCAAGCTGTAA
- a CDS encoding FAD-dependent oxidoreductase: protein MPTPLRIAIVGSGTAGPAASLFLARAGHAVTLFERAVKTLPVGAGFLLQPTGLAVLERLGLRTELLPHTAAVSRLYCQTHRGRVLLDLSYQELGPSLHGAGTHRATFLDMLLKAMPQAGATQHWGITIQSLTRDSTGRPLLHDTADCTHGPYDLLLICDGAQSILRAQCGIPARVRRYPWGALWFIGKRTAEFHPQELWQCVGSTRELNGYLPTGTQEDLLSLFWSLRLDAMPAWKNTPLNTWKQQILRLTPQAEPFLQQIESHQQVATATYHDVTMRQWHGERIAILGDAAHALSPQLGQGVNLALMDAAALADAMAQYPLEKALPHYSETRRRHLRFYQFATRWSTPFFQSDLLPLGWLRDLTFPLMHQLPWMRRQMVATMAGGKTGPFSEMRL, encoded by the coding sequence CCATCGTCGGTTCAGGCACCGCAGGCCCCGCTGCCAGCCTCTTTCTCGCGCGTGCAGGACATGCAGTAACCTTATTTGAGCGTGCCGTAAAAACGCTGCCTGTTGGTGCTGGATTCCTCTTGCAGCCTACAGGCTTAGCCGTGCTGGAACGTCTAGGCCTACGGACAGAGTTACTTCCACACACCGCAGCAGTTTCCCGACTCTACTGCCAAACGCACCGTGGCCGGGTGCTGCTAGATTTATCGTATCAAGAGTTAGGCCCAAGCCTCCATGGCGCAGGCACGCACCGGGCCACCTTTCTCGATATGCTTTTGAAAGCCATGCCTCAAGCAGGTGCCACCCAGCACTGGGGAATCACGATTCAGAGCCTCACACGGGACTCAACCGGACGCCCCCTTCTCCATGACACAGCCGATTGCACTCACGGCCCTTATGATCTTCTACTGATCTGCGATGGCGCTCAGTCAATCCTTCGTGCGCAGTGCGGTATTCCTGCACGGGTCCGCCGTTATCCTTGGGGTGCCCTATGGTTTATCGGCAAACGCACAGCCGAGTTTCACCCCCAAGAACTCTGGCAATGTGTGGGCTCCACCCGTGAACTGAATGGCTACCTCCCCACAGGCACTCAGGAGGATTTACTCAGCCTTTTTTGGAGCCTCCGCCTGGATGCCATGCCTGCATGGAAAAACACGCCACTGAACACTTGGAAACAACAGATTTTGCGCCTCACTCCGCAGGCAGAACCCTTTTTGCAACAGATCGAATCCCATCAGCAAGTCGCCACGGCCACCTATCATGACGTGACCATGCGCCAATGGCATGGCGAGCGCATTGCCATCCTAGGAGATGCTGCGCACGCCCTCAGTCCTCAACTCGGCCAAGGCGTCAATCTCGCCCTCATGGATGCAGCAGCCCTGGCCGATGCCATGGCCCAATACCCTCTTGAAAAAGCCCTGCCGCATTATTCAGAGACTCGGCGTCGCCACCTGCGCTTCTACCAATTTGCCACCCGCTGGAGCACGCCTTTTTTTCAATCCGATCTCCTCCCTCTAGGCTGGCTTCGCGACCTCACCTTTCCACTCATGCATCAACTCCCCTGGATGCGCCGCCAAATGGTCGCTACCATGGCGGGTGGAAAAACCGGCCCTTTCAGTGAGATGAGGCTGTAA